One Telluria mixta DNA window includes the following coding sequences:
- a CDS encoding PilW family protein, with translation MSLLIRQRGMTLVELMVALAIGLGIVLMAGRLLVLANGAYAAQIESAGVEDGGRFAIDLIGRAVRHAGAVDTDMVADPAADSAPARLAGLDARTLSRATAGIDDPLPAAVNGSDVLAVRFPGDSGGAVDCAGFPIAAGEEGWSIFYVARNGEGEAELRCKYRGAAHWSADAVVSGVDGFQVLYGVDTDDPPDGVANRYVNAMAIDALDAGLAGLPPAEFNRRTHWKRVVGVRVGLLLHGSRPTRIEPGGARFHLLGTGYAAAAGTDDPGSSLDEAGMTPDQRRRERRLVTFTVALPAPPS, from the coding sequence ATGAGCCTGCTGATCCGGCAGCGCGGCATGACCTTGGTCGAGCTGATGGTGGCGCTGGCCATCGGCCTCGGCATCGTGCTGATGGCCGGACGCCTGCTCGTGCTCGCGAACGGCGCGTACGCGGCCCAGATCGAGTCGGCCGGGGTGGAGGATGGCGGACGCTTCGCCATCGATCTCATCGGCCGTGCCGTGCGCCATGCCGGCGCCGTGGATACCGACATGGTGGCCGATCCCGCCGCGGACAGTGCACCCGCCCGCCTTGCGGGACTGGATGCGCGCACATTGTCCCGTGCCACGGCCGGCATCGACGATCCGCTGCCGGCGGCCGTCAACGGCAGCGACGTGCTGGCCGTCCGTTTTCCCGGCGACAGCGGCGGCGCCGTCGATTGCGCCGGCTTCCCGATCGCGGCGGGCGAGGAGGGCTGGAGCATCTTCTACGTGGCGCGCAACGGCGAAGGCGAGGCCGAGCTGCGCTGCAAATACCGCGGCGCTGCACACTGGAGCGCGGATGCCGTAGTGAGCGGCGTGGACGGTTTCCAGGTGCTGTACGGCGTGGACACGGACGACCCGCCGGACGGCGTCGCCAACCGCTATGTGAACGCGATGGCAATCGATGCCCTCGACGCCGGGTTGGCCGGCCTGCCTCCGGCCGAGTTCAACCGGCGGACGCACTGGAAGCGCGTCGTCGGCGTACGCGTGGGCCTGCTGCTGCACGGCAGTCGCCCCACGCGCATCGAGCCCGGCGGGGCGCGCTTCCACCTGTTGGGTACAGGGTATGCGGCCGCGGCCGGCACTGACGATCCCGGCAGCTCGCTCGACGAGGCCGGCATGACGCCGGACCAGCGGCGGCGCGAGCGGCGGCTGGTCACGTTCACCGTCGCGTTGCCGGCGCCGCCGTCATGA
- the pilV gene encoding type IV pilus modification protein PilV: MRSLSGSPLRVSAGFTLVEVLVALFVVALGIAGAAALQTLAVRAARDAARLSDGTRLARSLAERMRANPRALAQPDNPYLHLDYDAGSGALAAPTLCYADADCDADELARLDVFEVADAVAANFPGGRIRVCRDASEPDAAGVLPWTCDPEDGAPVVVKLGWRAQGDSETGAPKVMMPLAGAAP; this comes from the coding sequence ATGCGGTCGCTGTCGGGTTCGCCATTGCGCGTGTCGGCCGGATTCACGTTGGTCGAGGTGCTTGTCGCCCTGTTCGTCGTCGCCCTCGGCATTGCCGGCGCGGCCGCGCTGCAGACGCTGGCCGTGCGCGCCGCGCGCGACGCCGCACGCCTGTCCGACGGCACCCGTCTGGCCCGCTCGCTGGCCGAGCGCATGCGCGCCAATCCCCGTGCGCTGGCCCAGCCCGATAATCCCTATCTCCACCTCGATTACGACGCAGGCAGCGGCGCACTGGCCGCGCCCACCCTGTGCTATGCGGACGCGGACTGCGACGCGGACGAACTGGCGCGCCTGGATGTGTTCGAAGTGGCCGACGCCGTGGCCGCCAATTTTCCCGGCGGACGCATCCGCGTATGCCGCGACGCGAGCGAGCCGGATGCCGCCGGCGTGCTGCCCTGGACCTGTGATCCGGAAGACGGGGCGCCGGTTGTCGTCAAGCTCGGCTGGCGCGCCCAGGGCGACAGCGAGACCGGCGCGCCGAAGGTGATGATGCCGCTGGCGGGAGCGGCGCCATGA